Within the Pseudonocardia alni genome, the region AGGCGATCACCCCGCTGCGCGCCAGCGTCCGTGCGGCGGGAGCCGCCCCGCTGATCATGGTCGGCGCGTTCGTGCCGATCCTGCTCACCGTCGGCCCGCTGTCGGATCTCCTCGGGACGGACACTCCTCTCGGTGACTCCCTCGGCGACATCTCGATCCTGATCTGGATCCCGGTGCTGATCACGGCGATCGCACTGGTCGTCGGACGCAAGCAGCTGCCGAGCACCCGCGCGGGCTGGTTCGACTTCACCACCGGCGCCATGCCCCGCCTCGCGGTCATCGGCTCGCTGCTGTTCTTCGCCGTCGCGGCGAGCGAGGTCCTCAACGGCCTCGGGCTCGCCGACGACGTCGACCGCATCCTCGGCGGTCTGGCCATCAACCAGTACGTGATGGTCCTGCTCGTCGCGGTGCTGGTGGCCGTGGTGGCCGGGCCGCTGTCCTCGACCGCGACCCTGACAGCGGTCGGTCAGGTGTCCCTGCTCGCGCTCGTCGCCGTCGGCGTGGACCCCGTGCTCGCCGTGACGGCCATCCTCGTGTTCGCCTCGACCGAGGGTTCGTCGCCTCCGGCCTCCGGATCCATCTTCGTCGCAGCCGGACTCACCGGTGCGAAGCCGGAGAAGACCTTCGTCCCGCTGATCGTCTACTTCATGCTCCCCGTCCTGCTGATCGGATGCCTGATCGCGTGGGGCGTCCTGCCGGTGTCGCTGTGAACGACGCACCCCGCCCGCATCCCGCCCGGCCCCGAGGAGACGAGCCGATGTCCACCACCACACGCACCAGTCCCGTCGGCGTACGCGACCGCGCCCGGTCCGTCGCCAGGATCCTGTTCCTCACGGCGATGGCGGTGTTCGTCCTCATCGGCGCCGCCCTCGTCGTGCTCCAGGCCCTCGGTGTCGTCCTGATGCGACCCGCACTCGTCTCGGGGGCCTCGGACGTGCTGCTGGTCCCGGCCATCGGCGCCGCGGTCGTCTTCGGGCTCATCGCCTTCGCCGGTGGCTACCTGGAGGACCGCGAGCCCGCCGAGGACGCGTCGACCGGGGACTGACACCGGGCGATCCCGCCGCCCGAACACCCGCTCCATCTCGAGAAAGGCTCTCTCATGCACGCCACCGTTCTGGGACTCGGCGAGGCCGGCGCCGTCTACGCCTCCGGTCTCGCGGCTCACGGATGGACCGTCACCGGCTACGACCCGGCGTCGGTCCCCACGCCCGTGGGGGTGCGGCGGGAGGCCGGTCCCGCCGACGCCGTCCGCGGCGCGGACCTGGTGCTCAGCCTCGTCGGTGGGCGCCACGCGCAGTCGGCCGCCGAGGCCGTCGCACCACACCTCGACGAGTCGGCCGTCTACGCCGACATGAACGCCGGGGACCCGGCGGCCAAGATCCTGATCGCCGACGCCGTCGGGGCGGGCCGCTTCGCCGACGTCTCGGTGATCGGGCCGGTGCCGCGCCACGGCATCGCGACGAGCGTGGTGATCAGCGGGGCCGGGGCCACGGCCGCGGCCGGACGGTTCCGCTCCTTCGGTGCCGAGGTCGACGACATCGGGGGAGCCCCCGGCGACGCATCGGCGCGCAAGCTGCTGCGCACGACGTGGATGAAGGGGCTCGGAGCGCTCATCACCGAGGCGCTGCGGGCCGGGCGGGCCGCGGGTGCCGAGGAGTGGGTCGCCCGGCAGATCGACGGGGAGCTGGCCGACGGCACGGCGACCCGGGAGCGCCTCCACATCGGCACGGCCAAGCACGCGGCGCGCCGCGCCGGCGAGTCCGATGCGGCCGTCCACCTGCTCGACCAGCTGGGGGTGGCACCGGGCATGACCCGCGCGACGGCGCAGCTGCACCACACCCTCGCCGACGAACAGCTCGTCGACCAGGAGGCCCTCCTGGACACCTACCGCGGGCTCGCGGTGGCGACGATCGGCGACGCCCAGGACCGCATGGGCATGATGGACGGCGGCATCCACGCCCTCTACAAGGGTGCCCGCGCGGTCGGCCGGGCCCGCACCGTGTGGGTCCGCAGCGGGGACAACGCGGCGATCCACCGGGCCCTGCAGAACGTCCGGCGCGGTGACCTGATCGTGGTCAACGGGCACGGCGACACCACGCGGGCCCTGATCGGGGAGCTCATCGCGGAGCGGGCACTGGCCCGCGGCGTGACCG harbors:
- a CDS encoding RraA family protein, producing the protein MHATVLGLGEAGAVYASGLAAHGWTVTGYDPASVPTPVGVRREAGPADAVRGADLVLSLVGGRHAQSAAEAVAPHLDESAVYADMNAGDPAAKILIADAVGAGRFADVSVIGPVPRHGIATSVVISGAGATAAAGRFRSFGAEVDDIGGAPGDASARKLLRTTWMKGLGALITEALRAGRAAGAEEWVARQIDGELADGTATRERLHIGTAKHAARRAGESDAAVHLLDQLGVAPGMTRATAQLHHTLADEQLVDQEALLDTYRGLAVATIGDAQDRMGMMDGGIHALYKGARAVGRARTVWVRSGDNAAIHRALQNVRRGDLIVVNGHGDTTRALIGELIAERALARGVTGMVIDGAARDVVELERIGFPVWARATTPAGPFKHGPGRIDEPVAVGGVVVQPGDVVAADDDGVIVVPAARAAATAVRAEEVTADEERRRSAIRAGAV
- a CDS encoding TRAP transporter large permease subunit, with product MPIALLALCAFIAVIVTWNVVLRRNMGEAMLIGLLVTALFAGTGAPRALLDGMVGALEHEVLFAAMAFVLMAYVIDRLGLIQRLLAILNSVFGRLRGGPALVDTAGSAVMGALSGSNSGNTAATGSFTGPWMVRSGWSPTRSATMLAGNGGMGAALPPSASMVIMIGFAGSMVTTGQIYLALLMAGIYQIVWRFLLIFWFVRRDGITRVDDEAITPLRASVRAAGAAPLIMVGAFVPILLTVGPLSDLLGTDTPLGDSLGDISILIWIPVLITAIALVVGRKQLPSTRAGWFDFTTGAMPRLAVIGSLLFFAVAASEVLNGLGLADDVDRILGGLAINQYVMVLLVAVLVAVVAGPLSSTATLTAVGQVSLLALVAVGVDPVLAVTAILVFASTEGSSPPASGSIFVAAGLTGAKPEKTFVPLIVYFMLPVLLIGCLIAWGVLPVSL